TGATATCTTTTCTGTACGCGTTCCTCCGTACGTCTTTGTGCTATCTCTTTCTCCCGCCCTATGGTAACAATGCCGTAAGCACAGTGTGCTTCCTCAGAATCATCAGCTGGAATACGTAGGATGAATGCCGCAATAGATAAGCTTGCAGAACTCATACCCCTTGCCGAATACAAAGCAGAAAAGGTCTCGCAATGGTCTGTAGGTCAACATGTTGAGCACTCACTACTGGCAACTATTGCCATGTGCGAGGCCCTATCGTCCTCCACAGCCGGAGAGAAGACACAGCGGTTTTCCTGGTCACGATGGGTAATCTTTACTCTGGGACGGTTCCCAAGAGGAAAAGCGAAAGCGCCAGAACAGGTTATTCCAGAAGAGAAGCCCTCGCCTGAGCGATTGGAAGAGCTTATGAAGACTGCCCATGCGTGTTACGAAAACGCAGAAGCTGCTGACCCTCACCAGTGGTTTCGACACTTTATATTCGGAGTTCTCAATAAGCGAACTACTCTCCGTTTAATTGCCATTCACAATAACCATCATTTAAAGATTATTCGAGATATTCTGCGCTGCTCAAACTAAACTCTACAGTGCCTTTCTTTGCTGTTCTCGTGGGGGTATGCAATTTTAGGCATAAAAAGAAGAAATGGTGTGCTAGTGTGTCCGCTGACGAAAGACATTCTCCGTTAAACGAGTTCTTACTGCTCAAACACCGGGTCAGTTATAAGGTCAGTGATGAATACATTAGTCCCAGAGTTGGGGGTTTCAGATTTAACAACGAGCTTAGCCTTTTATCGAGAGTTGCTCGGATTTAACGTAAAGTTCGAGCGGCCTGAAAATAAGTTTGTTTACCTATCATTCTTTGGTAGTGAGCTCATGCTCGAAGAAGATAGAGAGCGCAATGAAAAAGACTCAGCGTGGATCGTTGAACCATTAGACTATCCCCGCGGAAGAGGGCTCAATATCTCAATCGAGTGCCCAGATGCCAAAGCCTTGGCCTCTCAAATTGAATCCGCAGGGATAGAACTTCGTAAGGAAGTAGAAGAGTACTGGTATAGAGATAATAGCATCGAACACGGAGAGCTAAACTTCCTCGTGCAAGACCCCGACGGCTACCTGTTACGCTTCGCACAGTCTCTGGGTACGCGAGCACTGAGGTCCTAAGCCCGTTCTAGCTCTTCATGAAACGAAGCATTTTCGCATGGCTTCATTTGCGATACGTCAGGAATGTTGTTCACATCAAATGCATCGCAATCGATTGAAAGGACCCCAGAGGTCAATATAAGACGGACACTGTCTTTACTGATTCCAACTTCTTCAGCCAGTGAGTAGAGTTCTTCTGTGGTGGGCTTTCTTTCGTTTGCTCGCTCGAACGATTCGACCAGCCCTCCAAGCTTGTTTTGTTGCCCCTTGAGCCACTGAGGGATTCGTATTGTTTCCGCATTGTCTTGGATAAATCGCATGATTTTTTGTTTTATCCATTTCTCCGCACAGGTAGTAAAGGCAAATCCACGGGTGTGATCATAAACACTCGCCGCTTTCATTGCTCCCATCATGGCTTCCTGAAAGAGATCTTCCTCTGGAATACTCGCACTGGAGTGCTCTCTTGCTCGTTTTAAAGCTAAAAGTTGAACCGAGTTGCTTAGCTCTGATTCGCTAGCACGATACTCCTCCACGGCTCTAAATAGAGTCTTATAGCTTGGGTGAGTTTTCATTTGGATATTAGAACACACCGGTGAATTCTTATCAGAAGGATTATATTCTCTTAGCGTGTCTCTTATGTGTTCTAGGGTTTTGCCAATAACTTTTTGAATTGGTGTTTGAGTTCGGACATAGTACTTTTGTCTTGGTAGGGCTTTAAACAGCTCTGAATGGTCTGCAAAGCTCTTCCCTATGCTGTGAAGAATTGCTTTTTGGAGCTGGCTGACTCTGTGTTGCTGCTCGTTGGGCTCTGTTTGCGCCGGGGCTTGAAAGGAATCTCGTACCTGGTACATCACTTCTTGATAGGCAAGGACTGCATTCTTGATAATGGGACTGTTCGCAATTTCTTCAGTGAGGAGTCTTTGATT
The bacterium DNA segment above includes these coding regions:
- a CDS encoding DUF1569 domain-containing protein, with product MRRMNAAIDKLAELIPLAEYKAEKVSQWSVGQHVEHSLLATIAMCEALSSSTAGEKTQRFSWSRWVIFTLGRFPRGKAKAPEQVIPEEKPSPERLEELMKTAHACYENAEAADPHQWFRHFIFGVLNKRTTLRLIAIHNNHHLKIIRDILRCSN
- a CDS encoding VOC family protein, whose product is MNTLVPELGVSDLTTSLAFYRELLGFNVKFERPENKFVYLSFFGSELMLEEDRERNEKDSAWIVEPLDYPRGRGLNISIECPDAKALASQIESAGIELRKEVEEYWYRDNSIEHGELNFLVQDPDGYLLRFAQSLGTRALRS